The following are encoded in a window of Perca fluviatilis chromosome 21, GENO_Pfluv_1.0, whole genome shotgun sequence genomic DNA:
- the LOC120551616 gene encoding synaptic vesicle membrane protein VAT-1 homolog, translating to MSGEEAPTPQQQPEQEKKLDGPPPAGSEAPQDSGSSPAAEEKPLSFRSLVLTGYGGYDKVKLQVKTQKQPQLEAGEVLVRVKACGLNFAELLGRQGLYELLPAPPVIMGMEGSGVIEAVGEDVKDRKVGDRVIVLNRSGMWQEVVVVSANLTFPMPEQMSFEEGAAIPINYLTAYMMLFEMANVRPGKSVLIHMAAGGVGFAVTQLCQTVPDVTVFGTASAPKHETIAQGGVTHPIDYRTKDYVEEIRKISPKGVDIVLDPLGGSDTQKGFSLLKPLGMLIVFGAANCVTGQKKNLLAMAKTWYNQLSLTTLKLMQSNKAVCGFHLGYITDDQLISRTMFKLLELYGQGKIKPRIDSCYHFEEVTDAFRRMHERQNIGKVILLPEAKKEEEKPKSSPELVENVEKTEAAVNVKEEETTEEVKAED from the exons ATGTCTGGCGAAGAGGCTCCAACTCCGCAGCAACAACCTGAGCAGGAGAAGAAGCTCGACGGACCACCGCCGGCTGGCTCAGAAGCACCGCAGGACTCGGGGAGCAGCCCTGCGGCCGAGGAGAAGCCTCTCTCCTTCAGGTCTCTGGTCCTGACGGGTTACGGGGGCTACGATAAAGTCAAGCTGCAGGTGAAGACGCAGAAGCAGCCGCAGCTGGAGGCAGGAGAGGTCCTGGTGCGCGTCAAGGCGTGCGGGCTAAACTTCGCCGAGCTGCTGGGCAGACAGGGGCTGTACGAGCTGCTGCCCGCCCCGCCTGTCATCATGGGAATGGAGGGCTCCGGGGTGATTGAAGCAGTCGGGGAGGATGTGAAGGACAGGAAG GTGGGGGACAGAGTCATTGTGTTGAACCGCAGTGGCATGTGGCAGGAAGTGGTTGTTGTGTCCGCCAACCTCACCTTTCCCATGCCCGAGCAGATGAGCTTTGAGGAAGGTGCTGCGATCCCTATTAACTACCTAACTGCCTACATGATGCTGTTTGAGATGGCCAACGTGAGGCCGGGCAAGAGTGTTCTCATCCACATGGCAGCAG GTGGTGTTGGTTTTGCTGTTACCCAGCTGTGTCAGACTGTGCCAGATGTGACGGTTTTTGGCACGGCATCAGCCCCTAAACATGAGACCATTGCTCAAGGCGGGGTAACTCACCCCATCGACTATCGCACCAAAGACTACGTGGAGGAAATCCGTAAAATCAGCCCGAAAG gAGTGGACATCGTCCTCGACCCACTTGGTGGTTCAGACACCCAGAAAGGCTTTAGTTTGTTGAAACCTTTGGGCATGCTTATAGTCTTTG GTGCAGCCAATTGTGTGACAGGGCAGAAAAAGAACCTGTTGGCCATGGCAAAGACCTGGTACAACCAGCTCTCTCTCACCACGCTCAAACTGATGCAGTCCAACAAGGCAGTCTGCGGCTTCCACCTGGGCTACATCACTGATGATCAGCTCATCAGCAGGACTATGTTCAAGCTGCTGGAGCTCTATGGGCAGGGAAAGATCAAGCCCCGCATTGACTCATGCTATCACTTTGAGGAG GTGACTGATGCCTTCAGGCGCATGCACGAACGccaaaacatcggaaaagtCATCCTTCTTCCTGAAGCaaagaaggaggaagagaagcCAAAGTCCAGCCCTGAGCTGGtagaaaatgtggaaaaaactGAAGCCGCCGTCAACGTCAAGGAAGAAGAGACCACAGAGGAAGTTAAAGCCGAGGATTGA